From the genome of Naumannella halotolerans, one region includes:
- the rarD gene encoding EamA family transporter RarD produces the protein MGDRATDPAGEFGAPSVTPEPVAVPDGQADRRASRRGLAAAIGAYVFWGLVPLFWPLLDRSGAVELLAHRIVWAFVLALLIALLVARRELRRTLGSPRALLLLALASVVISVNWGTYIWAVTHEQVVQASLGYYINPILSILAGVLVLGERLSVPQWVAVGLAAAAVVVLTVDYGRPPWVSLILAASFATYGVCKKFTDADPIVTLVIESGFVLLPSIGYLVWLGLQGRGTFGALGTGYSLLLVVSGVITVAPLLGFAYAATRLGLSTMGLAQYLAPTLQFVLGVWWFGEPMGTARWIGFGLVWLALLVLTVGALLPAPRVRLRAADHASGHDGTTAGPPTRGPGDPGRRRRTDRHRRRSADG, from the coding sequence GTGGGTGATCGAGCAACCGATCCGGCCGGTGAGTTCGGTGCCCCCTCGGTGACCCCCGAGCCGGTGGCGGTGCCGGACGGGCAGGCCGATCGACGCGCCTCGCGCCGCGGTCTGGCGGCGGCCATCGGTGCCTACGTCTTCTGGGGTCTGGTTCCGCTGTTCTGGCCGTTGCTCGATCGCAGCGGTGCGGTGGAGTTGCTGGCCCATCGGATCGTCTGGGCCTTCGTGCTGGCACTGCTGATCGCCTTGCTGGTGGCCCGCCGGGAGCTCCGGCGTACCCTCGGCAGCCCGCGGGCGCTGCTGTTGCTCGCCCTCGCCTCGGTGGTGATCAGCGTCAACTGGGGTACCTACATCTGGGCGGTCACCCACGAGCAGGTGGTGCAGGCCTCGCTCGGTTACTACATCAATCCGATCCTCTCCATCCTGGCCGGGGTGTTGGTGCTGGGCGAGCGGTTGTCGGTGCCGCAGTGGGTGGCGGTTGGTCTGGCGGCTGCGGCGGTGGTCGTGCTCACCGTCGACTACGGACGCCCGCCCTGGGTGTCGCTGATCCTCGCGGCCAGCTTCGCCACCTACGGCGTCTGCAAGAAGTTCACCGATGCCGATCCGATCGTCACCCTGGTGATCGAATCCGGGTTCGTCCTGCTGCCCTCGATCGGCTACCTGGTCTGGCTGGGACTGCAGGGCCGCGGCACCTTCGGCGCCCTCGGGACCGGGTACTCCCTGCTGCTGGTGGTCAGCGGCGTGATCACGGTCGCACCGTTGCTCGGGTTCGCCTATGCGGCGACCCGGCTCGGTCTGTCGACGATGGGCCTGGCCCAGTACCTGGCACCGACCCTGCAGTTCGTCCTGGGGGTCTGGTGGTTCGGCGAACCGATGGGGACCGCCCGGTGGATCGGCTTCGGTCTGGTCTGGCTGGCCCTGCTGGTGCTCACGGTCGGTGCACTGTTGCCCGCACCTCGGGTTAGGCTGAGGGCCGCCGACCACGCATCCGGGCACGACGGTACGACCGCCGGTCCGCCGACCCGGGGCCCCGGCGATCCGGGACGCAGGCGCAGGACCGATCGACACAGGAGGAGATCTGCCGATGGCTGA
- a CDS encoding ArsR/SmtB family transcription factor has protein sequence MNQLVNSLELRAAEIFKVLGDPVRFRLHLRIAGSRAAICVCDLGELGVSQPTVSHHLRKLREAGLVDCERRGTWVYYWALPEALEPVQELGLFSWSPATAIPSASSAPPQAAQRPNLLKRCGDGPDA, from the coding sequence GTGAATCAGCTGGTGAACTCACTCGAACTACGGGCGGCGGAGATCTTCAAGGTCCTCGGCGACCCGGTGCGGTTTCGGCTGCACCTGCGGATCGCCGGCAGCCGGGCGGCCATCTGCGTCTGCGATCTGGGTGAGCTCGGGGTTTCCCAGCCGACGGTCTCCCATCATCTGCGCAAGCTGCGCGAAGCGGGCCTGGTCGACTGTGAGCGGCGCGGGACCTGGGTGTACTACTGGGCGCTGCCGGAGGCGCTCGAGCCCGTGCAGGAACTGGGTCTATTCTCGTGGAGCCCGGCGACGGCAATCCCTTCCGCAAGTTCGGCCCCTCCACAGGCTGCGCAGAGGCCGAACTTGCTGAAGAGATGCGGTGACGGTCCTGATGCTTGA
- a CDS encoding pyruvate, water dikinase regulatory protein, whose product MNTDVQTPATPVFFVAGGTGISAETLGNMMLQQFPGLTFVRDKMPFIKTVHQAREAVAAMDAARTEEVTPLVFSTVAVEEIREILATTQCAFIDLFGSHLSTVERVLHVNAARNANSAHGVKDPREYDARMQAVEFAIEHDDGQSLRQLEAADLILTAPSRCGKTPTTMYLALQYGLKVANYPLVEEDFDDDELPRPIRDHVAKCFGLLSTASRLSQVRNERRPGSPYASLAQCTYELRRAEAIFRANKIPYINSSSMSVEEMAAVIIQTRKSGRRRASRNRPRGEDRQ is encoded by the coding sequence GTGAACACCGATGTTCAGACTCCGGCAACGCCGGTCTTCTTCGTGGCCGGCGGCACCGGCATCTCGGCCGAGACGCTGGGCAACATGATGCTGCAGCAGTTTCCCGGGCTGACCTTCGTGCGGGACAAGATGCCGTTCATCAAGACCGTCCACCAGGCCAGGGAAGCGGTGGCGGCGATGGATGCCGCGCGGACCGAGGAGGTCACCCCGCTGGTCTTCTCCACCGTCGCGGTGGAGGAGATCCGGGAGATTCTGGCCACCACCCAGTGCGCGTTCATCGACCTCTTCGGTTCCCACCTGAGCACCGTCGAACGGGTGCTGCACGTCAACGCCGCCCGGAACGCCAACAGCGCCCACGGGGTGAAGGACCCCCGGGAGTACGACGCCCGGATGCAGGCCGTCGAGTTCGCGATCGAACACGACGACGGGCAGAGCCTGCGCCAACTGGAGGCCGCCGACCTGATCCTGACCGCGCCCTCGCGGTGCGGCAAGACCCCGACCACCATGTACCTGGCGTTGCAGTACGGCCTGAAGGTCGCCAACTACCCGCTGGTCGAGGAGGACTTCGACGACGACGAGCTGCCGCGACCGATCCGCGACCACGTCGCCAAGTGCTTCGGGCTGTTGTCGACGGCATCTCGGCTCAGTCAGGTACGCAATGAGCGCCGCCCGGGCTCGCCGTACGCCTCCCTGGCCCAGTGCACCTATGAGCTGCGCCGGGCCGAGGCGATCTTCCGGGCGAACAAGATTCCCTACATCAACTCCTCGTCCATGTCGGTCGAGGAGATGGCTGCAGTGATCATTCAGACCCGCAAATCGGGGCGTCGACGAGCGAGTCGGAACCGACCCCGCGGAGAGGACAGACAATGA
- a CDS encoding M13 family metallopeptidase: MRYADTSIRPQDDLYRHVNGQWLRTATIPDDQHSTGAFIELRDAAEEAVRDIITETIEVAAPNASQQRISALYRSFTDVDAVEARGAGPLQPLLQRAEQIVDADSLAAWTGWAIRHGVTSVVSLSVDADPGQPSRVVLFLGQSGLGLPDEEYYRADAFAEIRTAYVGHLEKVFALIGSPDPAAEAAATMQTETAIAARHWDKVRTRDIRQMYNPQTRDELASATAGFDWQAVLDGGDLPAAALAEIVNAQPSYFEGLAELIDSLPIEHWRSWARWQTATAFAGYLDSRFVDADFAFYGTTLSGTPALKERWKRGVSLVEASIGEDVGKLYVDKHFPPVAKARMDELVAKVIEAYRHSISELEWMTAETRAEALRKLSKFRPKIGFPAKWKDYSSLQFSTDDLVGNVLAVRSWVIDDELDKLTRPTDPDEWFMTPQTVNAYYHPLRNEIVFPAAILQPPFFDPEADDALNYGGIGAVIGHEIGHGFDDQGSTCDGDGVLRNWWTDADRAAFEERTKALIEQYAQLSPEGADGQKVNGELTIGENIGDLGGLSIAHKAWLLTGADPEELVEDIPSGKRLFYNWAAVWQSKMRPEAVKQRLATDPHSPPEFRANQTARNVDAFHDAFGTTEEDELWLAPSERVKIW, translated from the coding sequence ATGCGTTATGCAGACACCTCGATCCGACCGCAGGACGACCTGTACCGCCATGTCAACGGCCAGTGGCTGCGGACCGCGACGATTCCCGACGATCAGCACTCCACCGGGGCGTTCATCGAATTGCGCGACGCCGCCGAGGAGGCGGTCCGCGACATCATCACCGAGACCATCGAGGTCGCGGCACCCAATGCCTCCCAGCAGCGGATCTCCGCGCTCTACCGCAGTTTCACCGATGTCGACGCCGTGGAGGCCCGCGGTGCCGGGCCGCTGCAACCGCTGTTGCAGCGGGCCGAGCAGATCGTCGATGCCGATTCCCTGGCGGCCTGGACCGGATGGGCGATCCGGCACGGGGTGACCTCCGTGGTCTCGTTGTCGGTCGATGCCGACCCGGGGCAGCCGAGCCGGGTCGTGCTGTTCCTCGGGCAGTCCGGCCTGGGTCTGCCCGATGAGGAGTACTACCGGGCCGATGCGTTCGCCGAGATCCGGACCGCCTATGTCGGGCATCTGGAGAAGGTCTTCGCGCTGATCGGCAGCCCGGACCCCGCAGCCGAGGCGGCCGCGACCATGCAGACCGAGACCGCGATCGCTGCCCGGCACTGGGACAAGGTACGCACCCGCGACATCCGTCAGATGTACAACCCGCAGACCCGGGACGAGCTGGCCTCGGCGACCGCCGGTTTCGACTGGCAGGCGGTCCTCGACGGTGGTGACCTACCGGCAGCGGCACTGGCCGAGATCGTGAACGCCCAGCCGTCGTACTTCGAAGGCTTGGCGGAGTTGATCGACTCGCTGCCGATCGAGCACTGGCGCTCGTGGGCCCGGTGGCAGACCGCCACCGCCTTCGCCGGTTACCTCGACAGCCGGTTCGTCGACGCCGACTTCGCGTTCTACGGCACCACCTTGTCCGGTACACCGGCGCTGAAGGAACGCTGGAAGCGCGGCGTCTCCCTGGTCGAGGCCAGCATCGGCGAGGACGTCGGCAAGTTGTACGTGGACAAGCATTTCCCGCCAGTCGCGAAGGCACGGATGGACGAGCTGGTCGCGAAGGTGATCGAGGCCTACCGGCACTCGATCAGCGAGCTGGAGTGGATGACCGCCGAGACCCGGGCCGAGGCGCTGCGGAAGCTGAGCAAGTTCCGGCCGAAGATCGGTTTCCCCGCCAAGTGGAAGGACTACTCCTCACTGCAGTTCAGCACCGACGACCTGGTCGGCAACGTCCTGGCGGTACGTTCCTGGGTGATCGACGACGAGCTGGACAAGCTGACCCGGCCGACCGATCCCGACGAGTGGTTCATGACCCCGCAGACGGTGAACGCCTACTACCACCCGCTGCGCAATGAGATCGTCTTCCCGGCCGCCATCCTGCAGCCTCCGTTCTTCGACCCCGAGGCCGATGACGCGCTCAACTACGGCGGCATCGGCGCGGTGATCGGTCATGAGATCGGTCACGGTTTCGATGACCAGGGTTCGACCTGTGACGGCGACGGGGTGCTCCGCAACTGGTGGACCGATGCCGACCGGGCGGCCTTCGAGGAGCGCACGAAGGCACTGATCGAGCAGTACGCCCAGTTGTCGCCGGAGGGGGCCGACGGGCAGAAGGTGAACGGTGAGCTGACGATCGGGGAGAACATCGGTGATCTCGGCGGCCTCTCGATCGCCCACAAGGCCTGGCTGCTGACCGGGGCCGATCCCGAGGAGTTGGTCGAGGACATCCCCTCCGGCAAACGCCTGTTCTACAACTGGGCGGCGGTCTGGCAGTCGAAGATGCGTCCGGAGGCGGTCAAGCAGCGCCTGGCCACCGATCCGCACTCGCCGCCGGAGTTCCGTGCCAACCAGACCGCCCGCAATGTCGATGCCTTCCACGACGCCTTCGGTACGACCGAGGAGGATGAGTTGTGGCTGGCTCCGAGCGAGCGCGTGAAGATCTGGTGA
- the ppsA gene encoding phosphoenolpyruvate synthase: protein MSNIAWFADLGMGDVETVGGKNASLGEMVQHLSKAGVRVPTGFATTAEAYRRFLVDTGLKAAIDEALDGLDVDDVKELARVGAKIRGDIEAQEFPDDLADDIRSAYAQLTAEQGGATFAVRSSATAEDLPDASFAGQQETFLNISGIDNILHAIKLVFASLYNDRAIAYRVHAGYDHSLVALSAGVQRMVRSDIGSSGVMFTMDTESGFREAVFITSAYGLGEGVVQGAVNPDEFYVYKPALRQDRPAILKRSVGAKATKMIYTGDEVVGETVHFVDVEPEDQARLSLTDAEVTELATHALAIEEHYGRPMDIEWGKDGDDGLLYILQARPETVQSRATGSTLQRYKVLERGPVVAEGRAIGQKVGAGAVRSLTSIEAMHEFQPGEVLVADMTDPDWEPIMKRASAIVTNRGGRTCHAAIIARELGIPAVVGTGNATRELTDGREVTVSCAEGDTGYVYDGRREFEVEETALDQMPEIPVKIMMNVGTPDQAFEFSRLPNSGIGLARLEFIINRQIGIHPRALLELDDQPAELAEQIRALISAYDSPRDFFVKRVAEGVSMLAAAFWPEPVIVRMSDFKSNEYAGLLGGEAYEPDEENPMLGYRGASRYLSADFEDCFAMECEALRLVRDDMGLTNVKVMIPFVRTLAEAEGVIELLGRNGLERGRNDLQVVMMCEVPSNAVIADEFLQHFDGFSIGSNDMTQLTLGLDRDSGLVAAGFDERDPAVKKMLQMAIEACRRQGKYVGICGQGPSDHPDLADWLLDQGIESMSLNPDTVVETWLRLAKRSRV from the coding sequence ATGAGCAACATCGCATGGTTCGCCGACCTGGGCATGGGCGACGTGGAGACCGTCGGTGGCAAGAACGCCTCCCTCGGTGAGATGGTCCAGCACCTGTCGAAGGCTGGGGTACGGGTACCGACCGGGTTCGCCACCACCGCCGAGGCGTACCGGCGATTCTTGGTCGACACCGGGTTGAAGGCCGCGATCGACGAGGCCCTGGACGGGCTCGACGTCGACGACGTGAAGGAACTGGCCCGGGTCGGGGCGAAGATCCGTGGCGACATCGAGGCCCAGGAGTTCCCCGACGACCTGGCCGACGACATCCGTTCGGCCTACGCCCAGCTCACCGCCGAACAGGGTGGGGCGACCTTCGCCGTCCGCTCCAGCGCGACCGCCGAGGACCTGCCCGATGCCTCCTTCGCCGGCCAGCAGGAGACCTTCTTGAACATCAGCGGGATCGACAACATCCTGCACGCGATCAAGCTGGTCTTCGCCTCGTTGTACAACGACCGGGCGATCGCCTACCGGGTGCACGCCGGGTACGACCACTCGCTGGTGGCACTGTCGGCCGGGGTGCAGCGGATGGTCCGCTCCGACATCGGCTCGTCGGGGGTGATGTTCACCATGGACACCGAATCCGGTTTCCGGGAGGCGGTCTTCATCACCTCGGCCTACGGGTTGGGTGAAGGGGTGGTCCAGGGGGCGGTGAACCCCGACGAGTTCTACGTCTACAAGCCCGCACTGCGCCAGGACAGGCCGGCGATCCTGAAGCGATCGGTCGGTGCCAAGGCGACGAAGATGATCTACACCGGTGACGAGGTGGTGGGGGAGACGGTGCATTTCGTCGACGTCGAACCCGAGGACCAGGCGCGGTTGTCGCTGACCGATGCCGAGGTCACCGAGCTGGCTACGCATGCGCTGGCGATCGAGGAACATTACGGGCGGCCGATGGACATCGAATGGGGCAAGGACGGTGACGACGGGCTGCTCTACATCCTGCAGGCCCGCCCGGAGACCGTGCAGTCGCGGGCCACCGGGTCGACCTTGCAGCGCTACAAGGTGCTCGAACGCGGGCCGGTGGTGGCCGAAGGCCGGGCGATCGGCCAGAAGGTCGGCGCCGGTGCGGTGCGTTCACTCACCTCGATCGAGGCGATGCACGAGTTCCAGCCCGGTGAGGTGCTGGTCGCCGACATGACCGATCCCGACTGGGAACCGATCATGAAACGGGCCTCGGCGATCGTCACCAACCGCGGCGGCCGTACCTGCCATGCCGCGATCATCGCCCGCGAGCTGGGGATCCCGGCCGTGGTCGGCACCGGGAACGCCACCCGAGAACTCACCGACGGCCGGGAGGTCACCGTCTCCTGTGCCGAGGGCGACACCGGTTACGTCTACGACGGCAGGCGCGAGTTCGAGGTGGAGGAGACCGCCCTGGACCAGATGCCGGAGATTCCGGTGAAGATCATGATGAACGTGGGCACCCCCGATCAGGCCTTCGAGTTCAGCCGGTTGCCGAACTCCGGCATCGGGTTGGCGCGGTTGGAGTTCATCATCAACCGGCAGATCGGGATCCATCCGCGGGCGTTGCTGGAACTCGACGACCAGCCCGCCGAACTGGCCGAGCAGATCCGGGCGCTGATCTCGGCCTACGACAGCCCGCGGGATTTCTTCGTCAAGCGGGTCGCCGAGGGTGTGTCCATGCTGGCTGCCGCGTTCTGGCCCGAGCCGGTGATCGTCCGGATGTCGGACTTCAAGTCCAATGAGTACGCCGGGCTGCTCGGCGGTGAGGCCTACGAGCCGGACGAGGAGAACCCGATGCTCGGCTACCGCGGCGCCTCGCGGTACCTGTCAGCGGACTTCGAGGACTGCTTCGCGATGGAGTGCGAGGCGCTGCGACTGGTCCGCGACGACATGGGACTGACGAACGTGAAGGTGATGATCCCGTTCGTCCGTACCCTCGCCGAGGCCGAGGGAGTGATCGAACTGCTGGGGCGCAACGGTCTGGAACGTGGCCGCAACGATCTGCAGGTGGTGATGATGTGCGAGGTGCCGAGCAATGCGGTGATCGCCGACGAGTTCCTGCAGCACTTCGACGGATTCTCGATCGGCTCCAACGACATGACCCAGCTGACTTTGGGACTGGACCGCGACTCCGGACTCGTGGCCGCGGGATTCGACGAGCGTGACCCGGCGGTGAAGAAGATGTTGCAGATGGCGATCGAGGCCTGCCGGCGGCAGGGCAAGTACGTCGGCATCTGTGGCCAGGGTCCCTCGGACCACCCGGATCTGGCCGACTGGTTGCTGGACCAGGGCATCGAGTCGATGTCGCTGAACCCCGACACCGTGGTCGAGACCTGGCTGCGGCTGGCGAAACGCTCCAGGGTCTGA
- the mptB gene encoding polyprenol phosphomannose-dependent alpha 1,6 mannosyltransferase MptB, giving the protein MPHVIASALLSRTAGQLRWLRTETVRTWSHSGVRRGLLATSLIAIGGFSRAFTPENSPWLDALPWLETSASWQLVASVLSVLGTLMLIDAWFQLRPRIGRAHPDLRIVIALWTLPMLLGPPIFSQDSYALAAEGWMLHNNADPYTLGVGMMPGEFAEQAVLVWRYTIAPYGPISLQISELVVGLFNYNPYWSATLGMRLVSLAGVALIAGCTPAIARHFGKDPQSAVWFAAVNPLTITHLIGGAHNDAWMLGLVVLALWLAVKHRFLLACACVAAATAIKLPAVVVAVPVALIAFPPPTTGRRWHREFAAILHVSVASALSLAAFLAISMASGLGWGWIAGLSVPGIVVTMAPWRATGEFLGLIMNQFGFYDIGRRMGRIFTDTGIAVTIIAILALFRRWLLRKPNNFGAAAMALIALGGPSLHPWYFTWGLTLFPFSDPTPMLRRLTYLAITLGMYASVVLLCYFNGALAIGLIAFIPFCWLAWVNDRIHVRGTELKQPVPVGNPVA; this is encoded by the coding sequence ATGCCGCACGTCATCGCCTCGGCATTGCTCTCCCGAACCGCCGGGCAGCTGCGATGGCTGCGCACCGAGACCGTCCGGACGTGGTCCCACAGCGGTGTCCGACGGGGATTGCTGGCCACCTCGTTGATCGCGATCGGTGGATTCAGCCGGGCCTTCACCCCGGAGAACTCGCCGTGGCTGGACGCGCTGCCCTGGCTGGAGACCTCCGCCAGCTGGCAGCTCGTCGCCTCGGTGCTCAGTGTGCTCGGCACGCTGATGCTGATCGACGCCTGGTTCCAGTTGCGGCCCCGGATCGGTCGTGCGCATCCGGACCTGCGGATCGTGATCGCGCTGTGGACGCTGCCGATGCTGCTCGGTCCGCCCATCTTCAGTCAGGACTCCTACGCTCTGGCCGCCGAGGGCTGGATGTTGCACAACAATGCCGACCCCTACACCCTCGGGGTGGGGATGATGCCGGGCGAGTTCGCCGAGCAGGCGGTGCTGGTCTGGCGCTACACCATCGCCCCCTACGGGCCGATCTCGCTGCAGATCAGCGAACTCGTGGTCGGATTGTTCAACTACAACCCGTACTGGTCGGCGACCCTGGGCATGCGACTGGTGTCGCTGGCCGGGGTGGCACTGATCGCCGGCTGCACCCCGGCGATCGCCCGTCACTTCGGCAAGGACCCGCAGTCGGCGGTCTGGTTCGCCGCGGTGAACCCGCTGACCATCACCCACCTGATCGGCGGGGCACACAACGATGCCTGGATGCTCGGGCTGGTGGTGCTGGCACTGTGGCTGGCCGTCAAGCATCGGTTCCTGCTGGCCTGCGCCTGTGTCGCCGCGGCCACCGCGATCAAACTGCCGGCCGTCGTGGTGGCCGTACCGGTCGCCTTGATCGCCTTCCCCCCACCCACCACCGGCCGCCGCTGGCACCGCGAGTTCGCCGCCATCCTGCACGTCTCGGTCGCCTCCGCCCTGAGCCTGGCGGCCTTCCTGGCGATCTCCATGGCCAGCGGCCTGGGTTGGGGCTGGATCGCCGGACTGTCGGTACCGGGCATCGTGGTCACGATGGCACCCTGGCGGGCCACCGGTGAGTTCCTCGGTCTGATCATGAACCAGTTCGGCTTCTACGACATCGGGCGACGGATGGGCCGGATCTTCACCGACACCGGGATCGCGGTCACCATCATCGCCATCCTCGCCCTGTTCCGCCGCTGGTTGCTGCGCAAGCCGAACAACTTCGGCGCAGCGGCGATGGCGCTGATCGCCCTCGGCGGACCGTCGCTGCACCCGTGGTACTTCACCTGGGGGCTCACCCTGTTCCCGTTCAGTGACCCCACCCCGATGCTGCGGCGGTTGACCTACCTGGCGATCACCCTCGGCATGTACGCCTCGGTGGTGCTGCTGTGCTACTTCAACGGCGCGCTGGCCATCGGGCTGATCGCCTTCATCCCGTTCTGCTGGCTGGCCTGGGTGAACGATCGGATCCATGTCCGGGGCACCGAGCTGAAGCAACCGGTGCCGGTAGGGAATCCGGTGGCCTGA
- the mptB gene encoding polyprenol phosphomannose-dependent alpha 1,6 mannosyltransferase MptB, giving the protein MDLWLAQMHARWLVVSGLVREAWAVPAVRRGMLASLLVALGAISPAYLPENSPWYDLVPFLTTNPVRALTTGLTLFGVIMLADAWFRLRPRFDRPQVDMRVVVALWTLPMLFGPPVFSDDSYAYAAEGWLIHNAVDPYGVGGVSQLPGFWAEQVVPVWRYTAAPYGPLALQVNHLVVSLFALDPYWSATLGMRLVSLVSMVVVAACLPALAQRVGADPAVALWFAIGNPIVMLHLIGGAHNDALMLALLVLALWMANKGRFLVGCTLVAAATAVKIPAIVGVVAVALIAMPPPPAGRATTFQRQFQAAIVVAVGTITSLLAFVVISLACGLGWGWIEGLNVPGMVFTIAPTTLMGSAAAEVLNVFGQYDLARRMVRIFRQVGMIITVFGVLYLYFRHAFRKPIDFLAYALIAITCGGPALHPWYLTWWGTFLPLTHFNRRAIRISAWGVVIVLAYSFMQFAERNEMMVLGLIGAASIIWFGWTNDRVWTRDNEFNSAPARMVVKADHPRQHVG; this is encoded by the coding sequence ATGGATCTCTGGTTGGCACAGATGCACGCCCGCTGGCTGGTGGTCAGCGGGCTGGTACGCGAAGCCTGGGCGGTCCCGGCCGTCCGTCGGGGAATGCTGGCGAGCCTGCTGGTCGCCCTGGGGGCGATCTCCCCGGCGTACCTGCCGGAGAACTCGCCGTGGTACGACCTGGTCCCGTTCCTCACCACCAACCCGGTACGGGCCCTGACCACCGGGCTGACGCTGTTCGGCGTGATCATGCTGGCCGACGCCTGGTTCCGGTTGCGGCCCCGGTTCGACCGGCCGCAGGTCGACATGCGGGTGGTGGTCGCGCTGTGGACACTGCCGATGCTGTTCGGTCCGCCGGTGTTCAGCGACGACTCCTACGCCTACGCCGCGGAGGGGTGGCTGATCCACAACGCGGTCGACCCCTACGGAGTGGGCGGGGTCTCCCAGCTGCCCGGGTTCTGGGCCGAGCAGGTGGTTCCGGTCTGGCGCTACACCGCCGCACCGTACGGCCCGCTGGCGCTGCAGGTGAACCACTTGGTGGTGAGCCTGTTCGCCCTCGACCCGTACTGGTCGGCGACCCTGGGCATGCGGTTGGTCTCCTTGGTGAGCATGGTCGTGGTGGCCGCCTGTCTGCCGGCCCTGGCCCAGCGGGTCGGAGCCGACCCGGCGGTCGCGCTCTGGTTCGCCATCGGCAACCCGATCGTGATGCTGCACCTGATCGGCGGGGCGCACAACGACGCGCTGATGCTCGCCCTGCTGGTGTTGGCGCTGTGGATGGCCAACAAGGGACGGTTCCTGGTCGGCTGCACGCTGGTGGCCGCCGCGACGGCGGTGAAGATCCCGGCGATCGTCGGTGTGGTGGCCGTTGCCCTGATCGCCATGCCGCCGCCCCCCGCGGGACGGGCGACCACCTTCCAACGCCAGTTCCAGGCCGCCATCGTGGTCGCGGTGGGGACGATCACCAGCCTGCTCGCGTTCGTCGTGATCTCCCTGGCCTGTGGTCTGGGCTGGGGTTGGATCGAGGGGCTGAACGTACCCGGCATGGTCTTCACGATCGCCCCGACGACCCTGATGGGCAGCGCCGCGGCGGAAGTGCTGAACGTCTTCGGCCAGTACGACCTGGCTCGCCGGATGGTCCGGATCTTCCGCCAGGTCGGCATGATCATCACCGTCTTCGGTGTGCTCTACCTGTACTTCCGGCACGCCTTCCGCAAACCGATCGACTTCCTCGCCTATGCGCTGATTGCGATCACGTGTGGCGGCCCGGCGTTGCACCCGTGGTACCTCACCTGGTGGGGGACCTTCCTGCCGCTCACCCACTTCAACCGGCGGGCGATCCGGATCTCGGCCTGGGGTGTGGTGATCGTGCTGGCCTACAGCTTCATGCAGTTCGCCGAACGGAACGAGATGATGGTGCTCGGGCTGATCGGGGCAGCTTCGATCATCTGGTTCGGCTGGACCAACGATCGGGTGTGGACCCGGGACAACGAGTTCAACTCCGCGCCGGCCCGGATGGTGGTGAAGGCCGACCATCCGCGCCAGCACGTCGGCTGA
- a CDS encoding methyltransferase domain-containing protein, whose protein sequence is MPEPTPTGTPEVETTPAGTPEVETTPAEHPRDIREQVRQRYAIAAGRPIRQPAGCCEPRTRPEKPDVIDTGTSTDTEPTADADADAHSATSAGIVTDGSDAMAFGSALYAGLDLAGAETAVEASLGCGLPTEVADLHPGETVLDLGSGAGGDVLIAAARVGPGGRVIGVDMTSEMLDLARANAAAAGVCNVSFVCGYLEDLPLPDGSVDVVISNCVINLAADKSSVLTEAARVTRSGGRFAVSDVIADDDLDQATRADLAAWTGCIAGALTEDDYRRHLSDAGWSSIEIRYTHPVHTHARAAIIRAVRR, encoded by the coding sequence GTGCCCGAACCGACCCCGACCGGAACACCCGAGGTCGAAACGACTCCGGCCGGAACACCCGAGGTCGAAACGACTCCGGCCGAGCACCCCAGGGACATCCGTGAACAGGTACGGCAGCGCTATGCAATCGCAGCCGGCCGACCGATCCGCCAGCCGGCCGGTTGTTGCGAACCCCGCACTCGCCCCGAGAAGCCGGACGTCATCGACACCGGCACCTCCACTGACACAGAGCCCACCGCCGACGCCGACGCCGATGCCCACAGCGCGACCAGCGCAGGCATCGTCACCGACGGATCGGACGCCATGGCCTTCGGCTCTGCCCTCTACGCCGGTCTCGACCTGGCCGGGGCCGAGACCGCGGTCGAGGCCTCCCTCGGCTGCGGGCTTCCCACCGAGGTGGCCGATCTGCACCCGGGCGAGACGGTCCTCGACCTCGGTTCCGGTGCCGGCGGTGACGTATTGATCGCGGCCGCCCGGGTGGGGCCCGGCGGCCGGGTGATCGGGGTGGACATGACCAGTGAGATGCTCGACCTCGCCCGGGCCAATGCCGCCGCGGCAGGCGTCTGCAACGTCAGCTTCGTCTGCGGTTACCTGGAAGACCTCCCACTGCCCGACGGGTCGGTCGACGTGGTGATCTCCAACTGTGTGATCAACCTCGCCGCGGACAAGTCGTCGGTGCTCACCGAAGCGGCCAGGGTCACCCGCTCCGGCGGCCGGTTCGCGGTCTCCGATGTGATTGCCGACGACGATCTGGACCAGGCCACCCGCGCCGACCTCGCCGCCTGGACCGGCTGCATCGCCGGCGCCCTGACCGAGGACGACTACCGCCGGCACCTGAGCGATGCCGGCTGGTCCAGCATCGAGATCCGCTACACCCACCCGGTGCACACCCATGCCCGGGCAGCGATCATCCGCGCCGTTCGCCGATGA